The following are encoded together in the Deinococcus soli (ex Cha et al. 2016) genome:
- the glp gene encoding gephyrin-like molybdotransferase Glp, which yields MTAPTFPMHVSVDDARTHLTALLPARTAETVPLAQAYGRTLAADVPALVSHPSATESALDGIAAREADTLGASADAPARLRVIGESRAGAAFGGTVGAGECVRIYTGAPLPAGADAICPVEQLTDDGPDGVLLRRPASPADVRVEGGDFRAGEVVLHAGQHLTAPRLALAAALGHAQLSVQRRLRVALLSTGDEVVPPGQPLTAGQVYDSNSVGLHAMLLEAGCEVLPLGHAPDSPKALQAAIDAAGGADVLLTSGGVSMGKYDFMRDLLVEQGRVSFWKVRMRPGGPAILGGWNGLPVFGLPGNPVSSLVVFHVIVRPALTGQPPQTLRLRAATPFRALPDKTAFWRGVVDGGQVRDYGQQGSGILRSLSDAGALVIVPEGQAVQAGDDVDVILL from the coding sequence ATGACCGCCCCGACCTTCCCCATGCACGTCAGCGTGGACGACGCCCGCACCCACCTGACCGCCCTGCTGCCCGCCCGGACGGCCGAGACGGTGCCGCTCGCGCAGGCGTACGGCCGTACCCTGGCCGCGGACGTGCCCGCCCTGGTCAGCCACCCCAGCGCCACCGAGAGCGCCCTGGACGGCATCGCCGCCCGCGAGGCCGATACGCTGGGCGCCTCCGCGGACGCCCCGGCGCGCCTGCGCGTGATCGGCGAGAGCCGCGCCGGGGCCGCGTTCGGCGGCACGGTCGGCGCGGGGGAGTGCGTGCGGATCTACACCGGCGCGCCCCTCCCGGCGGGCGCGGACGCCATCTGCCCGGTCGAGCAGCTGACCGACGACGGGCCGGACGGGGTGCTCCTGCGCCGCCCCGCCAGTCCCGCCGACGTCCGCGTTGAAGGCGGCGACTTCCGCGCGGGCGAGGTCGTCCTGCACGCCGGGCAACACCTCACGGCCCCCCGGCTGGCGCTGGCGGCGGCCCTGGGGCACGCGCAGCTGAGCGTGCAGCGCCGCCTGCGGGTCGCGCTGCTCTCCACCGGGGACGAGGTCGTCCCGCCCGGCCAGCCCCTCACGGCGGGGCAGGTATACGACAGCAACAGCGTCGGCCTGCACGCCATGCTGCTGGAAGCCGGATGCGAGGTGCTGCCGCTGGGGCACGCGCCCGACAGCCCGAAGGCCCTCCAGGCGGCCATCGACGCGGCGGGCGGCGCGGACGTGCTGCTCACCAGCGGCGGCGTCAGCATGGGCAAATACGACTTCATGCGGGACCTGCTGGTCGAACAGGGCCGCGTGAGCTTCTGGAAGGTCCGCATGCGTCCCGGCGGACCCGCCATTCTGGGCGGCTGGAACGGCCTGCCCGTCTTCGGCCTGCCCGGCAACCCGGTCAGCAGCCTCGTGGTGTTCCACGTGATCGTGCGGCCCGCCCTGACCGGTCAGCCCCCGCAGACGCTGCGCCTGCGCGCCGCCACGCCCTTCCGCGCCCTGCCCGACAAGACAGCCTTCTGGCGCGGCGTGGTCGACGGCGGGCAGGTCCGCGACTACGGCCAGCAGGGCAGCGGCATCCTGCGGTCCCTGAGTGACGCGGGCGCCCTGGTGATCGTCCCCGAAGGGCAGGCCGTGCAGGCCGGAGACGATGTGGACGTGATCCTGCTGTAA
- a CDS encoding FKBP-type peptidyl-prolyl cis-trans isomerase has translation MNITQDKVVELDYTLTVNGEVIDQSEPGEPLVYLQGHSNIIPGLERALEGKAVGDELQVTVQPEDGYGERDEENVEELSREDFEDDIEVGATYYAQAEDGSVIPFTVMDVSGDTVKVDFNPPLAGMVLNFDVKVLNVRDATPEELDHGHAHSDGDHDHE, from the coding sequence ATGAACATCACCCAGGACAAGGTTGTCGAACTCGACTACACACTCACCGTGAACGGCGAGGTCATCGACCAGAGCGAACCCGGCGAGCCGCTGGTGTACCTGCAGGGCCACAGCAACATCATTCCCGGACTGGAGCGCGCCCTGGAAGGCAAGGCCGTCGGGGACGAGCTGCAGGTGACCGTGCAGCCCGAGGACGGCTACGGCGAGCGGGACGAGGAGAACGTCGAGGAACTGTCCCGCGAGGACTTCGAGGACGACATCGAGGTCGGCGCGACGTACTACGCGCAGGCCGAGGACGGCAGCGTCATCCCCTTCACCGTGATGGACGTCAGCGGCGACACCGTGAAGGTGGACTTCAACCCGCCCCTGGCCGGGATGGTCCTGAACTTCGACGTGAAGGTCCTGAACGTCCGTGACGCCACGCCCGAGGAACTCGACCACGGGCACGCGCACAGCGACGGCGACCACGACCACGAGTAA
- a CDS encoding HD domain-containing protein, with translation MPRRSLLARLRRKANGYAAKACRLLRSVNAEDAHPDDPWAEHLLTPAEQVVYRAMDPRDREHACRVTRHLLRDHPHADPELVAAALLHDCGKSLRPYSLWERVLVGLIPNRLSRVLPPVGAIGIRAHHPELGARLLAHAGARPRVARLVARHHHPGGDPEAMLLHLYDDQE, from the coding sequence ATGCCGCGCCGTTCCCTTCTCGCCCGACTCCGCCGCAAGGCCAACGGGTACGCAGCCAAGGCCTGCCGCCTGCTGCGCAGCGTGAACGCCGAGGACGCCCACCCCGACGACCCCTGGGCCGAGCACCTGCTCACCCCCGCCGAGCAGGTCGTGTACCGCGCCATGGACCCCCGTGACCGCGAGCACGCCTGCCGCGTCACCCGGCACCTGCTGCGCGACCACCCGCACGCCGACCCCGAACTCGTCGCCGCAGCGCTGCTGCACGACTGCGGCAAGAGCCTGCGCCCTTACTCCCTGTGGGAACGCGTGCTGGTCGGGCTGATTCCCAACCGGCTGTCCCGCGTGCTGCCGCCCGTCGGGGCAATCGGCATCCGCGCACACCACCCGGAACTCGGCGCGCGGCTCCTGGCACACGCGGGCGCGCGGCCCCGCGTGGCGAGGCTGGTCGCCCGGCACCACCACCCGGGCGGGGACCCGGAGGCCATGCTCCTGCATCTCTACGACGATCAGGAGTGA
- a CDS encoding ABC transporter ATP-binding protein has translation MTPILQLDHLSKRYAPGHPPVVNDLNLSVSAGELLTLLGPSGCGKTTTLRLIAGLEQPDSGDVLIGGRNVTTPFAPPERRGVGLVFQDYALFPHLSVLGNVLFGLSHLPRAQRLPRARETLALVGLTVFESRRPHELSGGQQQRVALARALAPRPTLLLLDEPFSNLDAQLRHATRQEIRSILRAAGTTAILVTHDQEEALAFSDRIVLMRAGQAEQIGTPHDVYTQPRTAFVANFLGRSNLLSGTADRHMARTALGIIPLQEPRSGPVLVSVRPEHLRFTDDPAAPEVTIQAREFKGHDITYTVTLDGNRQELLVHGPSDDLRPEGSRARLSVTQPARPVQ, from the coding sequence ATGACCCCGATCCTCCAGCTCGACCACCTCAGCAAACGCTACGCCCCCGGCCACCCGCCGGTCGTGAACGACCTGAACCTCAGCGTCAGCGCCGGGGAACTCCTGACCCTGCTGGGTCCCTCCGGCTGCGGCAAGACCACCACCTTGCGCCTCATCGCGGGCCTGGAACAGCCCGACAGCGGCGACGTCCTCATCGGCGGGCGCAACGTGACCACCCCCTTCGCGCCTCCCGAACGGCGCGGCGTGGGCCTCGTCTTCCAGGACTACGCCCTGTTCCCGCACCTGAGCGTCCTGGGGAACGTCCTGTTCGGCCTCTCGCACCTGCCCCGCGCCCAGCGCCTCCCGCGCGCCCGCGAGACCCTCGCCCTGGTCGGCCTGACCGTCTTCGAGAGCCGCCGCCCGCACGAACTCAGCGGGGGACAACAGCAGCGCGTCGCCCTGGCCCGCGCACTCGCGCCGCGCCCCACCCTGCTGCTGCTGGACGAACCGTTCAGCAACCTCGACGCGCAACTGCGGCACGCCACCCGCCAGGAGATCCGCAGCATCCTGCGCGCGGCGGGCACCACCGCCATCCTCGTCACGCACGACCAGGAAGAGGCGCTGGCGTTCAGCGACCGCATCGTCCTCATGCGCGCCGGACAGGCCGAACAGATCGGCACCCCGCACGACGTGTACACGCAACCCCGCACCGCATTCGTCGCGAACTTCCTGGGCCGCAGCAACCTGCTGTCCGGCACCGCCGACCGCCACATGGCCCGCACCGCCCTGGGCATCATCCCCCTGCAGGAACCCCGCAGCGGCCCCGTCCTCGTCAGCGTCCGCCCCGAACATCTGCGCTTCACCGACGACCCCGCCGCGCCCGAGGTCACCATCCAGGCCCGTGAATTCAAGGGGCACGACATCACGTACACCGTCACCCTCGACGGGAACCGGCAGGAACTCCTCGTGCACGGCCCCAGCGACGACCTGCGCCCCGAAGGCAGCCGCGCCCGCCTGAGCGTCACCCAGCCCGCCCGGCCCGTGCAGTGA
- a CDS encoding HD domain-containing protein, with amino-acid sequence MFRRRPPLPPFPPGGVLVGGAARDWLRGVAAKDFDWMVPDPAGAAHLLAGALGGSAFELDAARGYWRVSAAGGVQHDLVPRPADVEEDLRRRDFTVNALGVLPGGRVLDVVGGQADLRARRLRMVSRGNLRADPLRAWRAARFELTLGFRLEDGTEAAVREVASDLAAGRLPVPAWERVRDEVHALLRSMDAARGVRRLEELGLLALTVPELREGQGVVQGGFHHLDVFAHGVEALHQLIGRFPDAPVPLRWAALLHDVGKPRTLMRDELTGRTSFHGHDRVGAAITAQVLTRLKLPGEDVRHASALVGAHMVPLPATEREARRFVHRRRALLTDLLAVMLADREAARGPLSSEASRRAYARGIERVLAALEEQPSAPPPLLRGEEIMALLGVPPGPRVGEATRALAEATALGEVGTPGEARAFLLAWAAAN; translated from the coding sequence ATGTTCCGTCGCCGTCCTCCTCTGCCGCCGTTTCCGCCGGGTGGGGTGCTGGTGGGGGGCGCGGCGCGTGACTGGTTGCGGGGCGTGGCGGCGAAGGATTTCGACTGGATGGTGCCGGACCCGGCGGGCGCGGCGCACCTGCTGGCGGGCGCGCTGGGTGGGTCGGCGTTCGAGCTGGATGCGGCGCGGGGCTACTGGCGGGTGTCGGCGGCGGGTGGGGTGCAGCATGATCTGGTGCCGCGCCCGGCGGACGTGGAGGAGGATCTGCGGCGACGGGATTTCACGGTGAATGCGCTGGGGGTACTGCCGGGTGGGCGGGTGCTGGACGTGGTGGGCGGGCAGGCGGACCTGCGTGCGCGGCGGCTGCGGATGGTGTCGCGGGGGAATCTGCGCGCGGATCCGCTGCGGGCGTGGCGGGCGGCGCGGTTCGAGCTGACGTTGGGCTTCCGGCTGGAGGACGGGACGGAGGCGGCGGTGCGGGAGGTCGCCTCGGACCTGGCGGCGGGCCGCCTGCCGGTGCCCGCGTGGGAGCGGGTGCGGGATGAGGTGCACGCGCTGCTGCGATCCATGGACGCGGCGCGGGGCGTGAGGCGCCTGGAGGAACTGGGCCTGCTGGCCCTGACTGTGCCGGAGCTGCGCGAGGGGCAGGGCGTGGTGCAGGGCGGCTTTCATCACCTGGACGTGTTCGCGCATGGGGTGGAGGCGCTGCATCAGCTGATCGGGCGCTTCCCGGACGCCCCGGTGCCGCTGCGCTGGGCGGCGCTGCTGCATGACGTGGGCAAACCCCGCACGCTGATGCGGGACGAGTTGACCGGTCGGACGTCGTTCCACGGGCATGACAGGGTCGGGGCGGCCATCACGGCGCAGGTGCTGACGCGCCTGAAACTCCCCGGTGAGGACGTGCGGCACGCCTCGGCGCTGGTGGGCGCGCACATGGTCCCGCTGCCCGCCACCGAGCGGGAGGCGCGGCGCTTCGTGCACCGCCGCCGCGCGCTGCTGACGGACCTGCTGGCGGTGATGCTGGCGGACCGGGAGGCGGCGCGCGGCCCGCTGAGCAGCGAGGCGTCCCGCCGGGCGTACGCGCGCGGCATCGAGCGGGTCCTGGCGGCGCTGGAGGAGCAGCCCAGCGCCCCACCTCCGCTGCTGCGCGGCGAGGAGATCATGGCCCTGCTGGGCGTACCACCCGGCCCCCGCGTGGGCGAGGCGACCCGCGCGCTGGCCGAGGCGACGGCCCTGGGCGAGGTCGGCACTCCCGGAGAGGCCCGCGCGTTCCTGCTGGCCTGGGCCGCCGCGAACTAG
- a CDS encoding glycoside hydrolase family 13 protein codes for MNALHPDHTLDPRPVTPQWVTDAVFYQIFPDRFARSGRVRGLNLQEWGDTPHFNRYMGGDLWGVAAKLDYIQSLGVNAIYFCPVFQSASNHRYHTHDYYQVDPMLGGNEALRHLIDEAHARGMRVVLDGVFNHASRGFFQFNDLLEQGEASAYRDWFHVDGWPLQPYDDARPANYAAWWGNRALPKFNTDNRAVRAFLWDVAEHWIRFGVDGWRLDVPNEIDDDSFWQEFRRRVKAINPDAYIVGEIWGDAHRWLQGDQFDAVMNYHFTRPCLAFFGAHTLDHPMNERSGTGRVDAMDAAAFAQRMTEVTRMYHPDVVRVQLNLLDSHDTARFLTAVGGDHTAFRLATVFQMTYVGTPCIYYGDEVGLPGGPDPDCRRAFPWDEGSWNQETLALTRKLTAARHASPALQRGDFHVTHAQGEQLVYARRHASGAALIGLNAGRKDAHLPFTGVTPGDYRDVLTGRTVHLTGDTPLSVPARGALVLVPLA; via the coding sequence ATGAACGCGCTTCACCCGGACCACACCCTTGATCCCCGTCCTGTCACGCCGCAGTGGGTGACGGACGCGGTGTTCTACCAGATCTTCCCCGACCGCTTCGCCCGTTCGGGTCGCGTGCGGGGCCTGAACCTCCAGGAGTGGGGGGACACGCCGCACTTCAACCGCTACATGGGCGGCGACCTGTGGGGCGTGGCGGCGAAACTGGACTACATCCAGAGCCTGGGCGTGAACGCCATCTACTTCTGCCCGGTGTTCCAGTCGGCCAGCAACCACCGCTACCACACGCACGACTACTATCAGGTGGACCCCATGCTGGGCGGCAACGAGGCCCTGCGGCACCTGATCGACGAGGCGCACGCGCGCGGCATGCGCGTGGTGCTGGACGGCGTGTTCAATCACGCCAGCCGGGGCTTTTTCCAGTTCAATGACCTGCTGGAGCAGGGCGAGGCGAGCGCGTACCGGGACTGGTTCCATGTGGACGGCTGGCCGCTGCAACCCTACGACGATGCGCGGCCCGCGAACTACGCGGCGTGGTGGGGCAACAGGGCGCTGCCGAAGTTCAACACGGACAACCGCGCGGTGCGGGCGTTCCTGTGGGACGTCGCGGAGCACTGGATCCGTTTCGGGGTGGACGGCTGGCGGCTGGACGTCCCGAACGAGATTGACGACGATTCCTTCTGGCAGGAGTTTCGGCGGCGCGTGAAGGCCATCAACCCGGACGCGTACATCGTCGGGGAGATCTGGGGGGACGCGCACCGCTGGTTGCAGGGCGATCAGTTCGACGCGGTCATGAACTACCACTTCACGCGGCCCTGCCTGGCGTTCTTCGGGGCGCACACGCTCGATCACCCCATGAACGAGCGCAGCGGCACGGGGCGCGTGGACGCGATGGACGCCGCGGCGTTCGCGCAGCGCATGACCGAGGTGACGCGCATGTACCACCCGGACGTGGTGCGCGTGCAGCTGAACCTGCTGGACTCGCACGACACGGCGCGCTTCCTGACCGCCGTGGGCGGGGATCACACGGCGTTCCGGCTGGCGACGGTGTTCCAGATGACGTACGTGGGCACGCCCTGCATCTACTACGGCGATGAGGTGGGCCTGCCCGGCGGCCCGGACCCGGACTGCCGCCGCGCGTTCCCCTGGGACGAGGGCAGCTGGAACCAGGAGACCCTGGCCCTGACCCGCAAGCTGACGGCGGCGCGCCACGCCAGCCCGGCCCTGCAACGTGGGGACTTCCACGTGACGCACGCGCAGGGCGAGCAGCTCGTGTACGCGCGCCGTCACGCGAGCGGCGCGGCGCTGATCGGCCTGAACGCCGGCCGGAAGGACGCGCACCTGCCGTTCACGGGCGTCACGCCCGGCGATTACCGCGACGTCCTAACGGGCCGCACCGTCCACCTGACCGGCGACACGCCCCTGAGCGTGCCCGCGCGCGGCGCGCTGGTGCTGGTCCCTCTGGCGTAA
- the trxB gene encoding thioredoxin-disulfide reductase, with translation MTGNTQNYDVVIVGGGPAGLTAAIYTGRASLSTLILEKGLPGGQIAQTEEVENYPGFPEPISGMELASRMQQQAEKFGGVIEMDEVQSITRAGDDREHAYPFTVTGYSGTYRAKAVILATGANPKRLYVPGEEHFWGKGVSTCATCDGFFYRGKKVVVVGGGDAAVEEGLFLTKFADEVTLIHRRDTLRANKVAQARAFANPKMKFIWDTAVEEIKGEDTVTGVRLKNLKTGEESDMSTDGVFIFIGHTPNTEFVKETVKLRPDGYVDVTDEIYTSVPMLFAAGDVSDYIYRQLGTSVGAGTRAAMSAERALAALELETETAAD, from the coding sequence ATGACGGGCAACACCCAGAACTACGACGTGGTCATCGTCGGCGGCGGCCCCGCCGGCCTCACCGCCGCGATCTACACCGGCCGCGCCAGCCTCAGCACCCTGATCCTCGAAAAGGGCCTCCCCGGCGGGCAGATCGCCCAGACCGAGGAAGTCGAGAACTACCCCGGCTTCCCCGAACCCATCAGCGGCATGGAACTCGCCAGCCGCATGCAGCAGCAGGCCGAGAAGTTCGGCGGCGTCATCGAGATGGACGAGGTCCAGAGCATCACCCGCGCAGGCGACGACCGCGAACACGCTTACCCCTTCACGGTCACCGGCTACAGCGGCACCTACCGCGCCAAGGCCGTCATCCTTGCCACCGGCGCGAACCCCAAACGCCTGTATGTGCCCGGCGAGGAGCACTTCTGGGGCAAGGGCGTCAGCACCTGCGCCACCTGCGACGGCTTCTTCTACCGCGGCAAGAAGGTCGTCGTGGTGGGCGGCGGGGACGCCGCCGTCGAGGAAGGGCTGTTCCTGACCAAGTTCGCCGACGAGGTCACCCTGATCCACCGCCGCGACACCCTGCGCGCCAACAAGGTCGCCCAGGCCCGCGCGTTCGCGAACCCCAAGATGAAATTCATCTGGGACACCGCCGTCGAGGAGATCAAGGGTGAGGACACCGTCACCGGCGTGCGCCTGAAGAACCTCAAGACCGGCGAGGAGAGCGACATGAGCACTGACGGCGTGTTCATCTTCATCGGCCACACGCCCAACACCGAATTCGTCAAGGAGACCGTCAAGCTGCGCCCCGACGGGTACGTGGACGTCACGGACGAGATCTACACCAGCGTCCCGATGCTGTTTGCCGCCGGGGACGTCAGCGACTACATCTACCGCCAGCTGGGCACGTCGGTTGGCGCCGGCACCCGCGCCGCCATGAGCGCCGAACGCGCCCTGGCCGCCCTGGAACTCGAAACCGAGACCGCCGCCGACTGA
- a CDS encoding extracellular solute-binding protein, with the protein MKRTLLAVTALLLTGTSLAQTKTLTVYSGRAKTFVDPVVQQFERQTGIKVNVRYGTDAQLVAALREEGSRSPADVYWGNSVGALGELAEEGKFSKLGAALTRNVSDDYLPDSRTWLPTTVRFRTLAYNTSKIKPDQLPDSIMDLPKMTSLKGRIGWTVSYPSFQDFLGVMIAQQGEQKTRAWIEGMKALQPKDYKTSNVGMLEAMRAGEIDVALTNHYYIQRVNRLNYPIDTYFFKNGDIGNLGNATGAGILKTSKNQGNAARFLSALVAKDAQTFFLSVNFEYPVIGNILQPTTMLPYADVIKRSPKVDPTVMPKNIEKAQKLLRDAGLL; encoded by the coding sequence ATGAAACGCACCCTGCTCGCCGTCACCGCCCTGCTGCTCACCGGCACCAGCCTCGCGCAGACCAAGACCCTGACCGTGTACTCCGGCCGCGCCAAGACCTTCGTGGACCCGGTCGTGCAGCAGTTCGAGCGTCAGACCGGCATCAAGGTGAACGTCCGCTACGGCACCGACGCGCAGCTCGTCGCCGCCCTGCGCGAGGAAGGCAGCCGCAGCCCCGCCGACGTGTACTGGGGCAACTCGGTGGGCGCGCTGGGCGAACTGGCCGAGGAAGGCAAGTTCAGCAAGCTGGGCGCGGCCCTGACCCGCAACGTCAGCGACGACTACCTGCCCGACAGCCGCACCTGGCTGCCCACCACCGTCCGCTTCCGCACGCTGGCCTACAACACCAGCAAGATCAAGCCGGACCAGCTGCCCGACTCGATCATGGACCTCCCCAAGATGACCAGCCTCAAGGGCCGCATCGGCTGGACCGTCAGCTACCCCAGCTTCCAGGATTTCCTGGGCGTGATGATCGCGCAGCAGGGCGAGCAGAAGACCCGCGCCTGGATCGAGGGCATGAAGGCCCTGCAGCCCAAGGACTACAAGACCAGCAACGTGGGCATGCTCGAGGCGATGCGCGCCGGTGAGATCGACGTGGCCCTGACCAACCACTACTACATCCAGCGCGTGAACCGCCTGAACTACCCGATCGACACGTACTTCTTCAAGAACGGCGACATCGGCAACCTGGGCAACGCCACGGGCGCGGGCATCCTGAAGACCAGCAAGAACCAGGGCAATGCTGCGCGCTTCCTGAGCGCCCTGGTCGCCAAGGACGCCCAGACGTTCTTCCTGAGCGTGAACTTCGAGTACCCCGTGATCGGCAACATCCTACAGCCCACGACCATGCTCCCCTACGCGGACGTGATCAAGCGCAGCCCCAAGGTGGACCCCACCGTCATGCCGAAGAACATCGAGAAGGCGCAGAAGCTCCTGCGTGACGCCGGACTGCTGTAA
- a CDS encoding CAP domain-containing protein: MVRWRRALWAILGGAALFALGLSGLWLAGWWPGREAARPPAPRVEAPLAPPGASAPEVPAAPAVQAPPEIQEPSAPTDLAGVRQDPLGTVPPAPATEEQTPEEQTPRASAQSAPDTPEPLLAPPAAAPPESAGARTSPLLAGLNRVRARAGLPTVTAEVAWQAGCAGHARYLVREDRAEHRQDPASPFRSAAGETCAPGHYFVSSRAESGPDRALTYWVGGAFHLPQLIDPRLTRVASGVAHDAAGAFQSAVVLDVRRGLTGAGRYPVRYPGPGQAAPSLRAATGEWPDALAGCPTVAARGAPVALLLGPGRAGEVTGVTLRVNGQAVGACLLTASTFTGANEAETRVGRGVLAAQGAALALPDMPLPVGAGVQVSFETARGPVAWSFRTQP, from the coding sequence ATGGTGCGTTGGAGGCGGGCCCTGTGGGCGATCCTGGGTGGCGCGGCGCTGTTCGCGCTGGGCCTGAGCGGCCTCTGGCTGGCCGGGTGGTGGCCGGGTCGGGAGGCGGCCCGGCCGCCCGCGCCGCGTGTGGAGGCACCGCTCGCGCCGCCAGGGGCGTCCGCACCGGAGGTCCCGGCCGCCCCTGCGGTCCAAGCCCCCCCTGAGATTCAGGAGCCGTCCGCGCCCACGGACCTCGCCGGGGTGCGGCAGGACCCTCTGGGCACGGTCCCCCCCGCCCCGGCCACAGAGGAGCAGACGCCAGAGGAGCAGACGCCGCGCGCCTCCGCCCAGTCGGCGCCGGACACGCCGGAACCGCTGCTCGCTCCACCAGCGGCGGCCCCACCAGAGTCGGCGGGTGCCCGGACCTCTCCCCTGCTGGCGGGACTGAACCGGGTGCGGGCCCGCGCCGGACTCCCGACCGTGACGGCCGAGGTGGCGTGGCAGGCGGGCTGCGCGGGGCACGCGCGGTACCTCGTGAGGGAGGACCGCGCCGAGCACCGTCAGGACCCCGCCAGTCCGTTCCGGTCCGCGGCGGGCGAGACCTGCGCGCCAGGGCACTACTTCGTGTCGAGCCGCGCGGAGTCCGGGCCCGATCGGGCGCTGACGTACTGGGTGGGAGGCGCGTTCCACCTGCCGCAGCTGATCGATCCGCGGCTGACCCGCGTGGCGTCGGGGGTGGCGCACGACGCGGCCGGGGCCTTCCAGTCGGCGGTGGTGCTGGATGTCCGGCGCGGCCTGACGGGGGCGGGGCGGTACCCGGTGCGGTACCCGGGGCCGGGGCAGGCGGCGCCCAGCCTGCGGGCCGCGACAGGCGAGTGGCCGGACGCGCTGGCCGGGTGCCCCACGGTGGCGGCGCGGGGCGCCCCGGTCGCGTTGCTGCTCGGCCCCGGGCGGGCGGGCGAGGTGACCGGCGTGACGCTGCGCGTGAACGGTCAGGCGGTGGGCGCGTGCCTGCTCACGGCGTCCACCTTCACGGGGGCGAACGAGGCCGAGACGCGCGTGGGCCGGGGCGTGCTCGCGGCGCAGGGGGCGGCGCTGGCCCTGCCCGACATGCCGCTGCCGGTCGGGGCGGGCGTGCAGGTCAGCTTCGAGACGGCGCGCGGGCCGGTGGCGTGGTCGTTCCGCACGCAACCGTGA
- a CDS encoding ABC transporter permease: protein MTRRRPPLALLLPALLTVAGVLLPLAYLLIRALGAEGTELREIVFRPRNLELLANTLLLTGSTLITTTLVALPLAYLAARTDLRPRRALMLAGVLPLAIPGYVGAYAMLAASGPGGTIETLTGINWPGPTGFWGALGILTLFTFPYLFLNLHAALRAQDPALEDAARLLGRTPAQTFREVTLPYLRPAWLSGALLIALHVLGDFSVVSLMRYPTFSAAIYQQYTAAYDRVYSAWLALGLLLVTGAALLLEARLMRGLHLARVSPGGAREVRTIRLGRARPLAWAFVAALTGAALIVPLGTIGYWLRLETNPFAWASLWDALKSALGAAAIAAVTTTALAFPLAYIGSRAQGSLARFTERAAYLGYATPPLAFALALVFFSLKVAPPLYQTFPLLILAYTLHFVAEAVGPIRTSLSSATPRLEEAARLLGQTSRGALARVTLPLIRPGLLVSAAFVFLSVLKELPLTLLLAPIGFETLARNVWAYTEEAQYAAAAPYALALALSGAVLTLLILRREHRPAPRPPRPPKEQA from the coding sequence ATGACCCGACGACGCCCGCCCCTCGCCCTGCTGCTGCCCGCCCTGCTGACCGTGGCGGGCGTCCTGCTGCCCCTGGCGTACCTTCTGATCCGCGCGCTGGGTGCCGAGGGGACCGAACTGCGCGAGATCGTGTTCCGCCCCCGCAACCTGGAGCTCCTCGCCAACACCCTGCTGCTGACCGGCAGCACGCTGATCACGACCACGCTGGTCGCGTTGCCGCTGGCGTACCTCGCGGCGCGCACCGACCTGCGCCCCCGCCGCGCGCTGATGCTCGCGGGCGTGCTGCCCCTGGCGATTCCCGGGTACGTGGGCGCGTACGCCATGCTCGCCGCGAGCGGCCCCGGCGGCACCATCGAGACGCTGACCGGCATCAACTGGCCCGGCCCGACCGGCTTCTGGGGCGCGCTGGGCATCCTGACGCTGTTCACGTTCCCGTACCTGTTCCTGAACCTGCACGCCGCGCTGCGCGCCCAGGACCCCGCCCTGGAGGACGCCGCCCGCCTGCTGGGCCGCACGCCCGCGCAGACGTTCCGCGAGGTCACGCTGCCGTACCTGCGGCCCGCGTGGCTGTCCGGGGCGCTGCTGATCGCCCTGCACGTCCTGGGGGACTTCAGCGTGGTCAGCCTGATGCGCTATCCCACCTTCAGCGCGGCGATCTACCAGCAGTACACCGCCGCGTACGACCGGGTGTACTCCGCGTGGCTGGCGCTGGGCCTGCTGCTCGTGACCGGCGCGGCCCTGCTGCTCGAGGCGCGGCTGATGCGCGGCCTGCACCTCGCCCGGGTCAGTCCCGGCGGGGCGCGTGAGGTCCGCACCATCCGCCTGGGCCGCGCCCGGCCCCTGGCGTGGGCGTTCGTGGCGGCCCTGACCGGCGCCGCGCTGATCGTCCCGCTGGGCACCATCGGGTACTGGCTGCGCCTGGAAACGAACCCCTTCGCGTGGGCCAGCCTGTGGGACGCCCTGAAGAGCGCGCTGGGCGCGGCCGCCATTGCCGCCGTGACGACCACCGCGCTGGCGTTCCCGCTGGCGTACATCGGCAGCCGCGCGCAGGGCTCCCTGGCGCGCTTCACGGAACGCGCCGCGTACCTCGGGTACGCCACGCCGCCCCTGGCGTTCGCGCTGGCGCTGGTGTTCTTCAGCCTGAAAGTCGCCCCGCCGCTGTACCAGACCTTCCCCCTGCTGATCCTCGCGTACACCCTGCACTTCGTCGCCGAGGCCGTCGGGCCGATCCGCACCAGCTTAAGCAGTGCCACGCCCCGCCTGGAGGAAGCCGCGCGGCTCCTCGGGCAGACCAGCCGGGGCGCGCTGGCCCGCGTCACGCTGCCCCTGATCCGCCCCGGGCTGCTCGTCAGCGCCGCGTTCGTGTTCCTGAGCGTCCTGAAGGAACTCCCGCTGACGCTGCTGCTGGCCCCCATCGGGTTCGAGACGCTGGCCCGCAACGTCTGGGCGTACACCGAGGAAGCGCAGTACGCCGCCGCCGCCCCCTACGCCCTGGCCCTGGCCCTGAGCGGCGCGGTCCTGACCCTGCTCATCCTGCGCCGCGAACACCGCCCCGCTCCCAGACCACCCCGCCCCCCCAAGGAACAGGCATGA